The Paramisgurnus dabryanus chromosome 1, PD_genome_1.1, whole genome shotgun sequence genome includes a window with the following:
- the kcnj19b gene encoding G protein-activated inward rectifier potassium channel 1, whose amino-acid sequence MSAIRRKFGEDYQVVNTNRGMSFSAPAKRKRQRFVEKNGRCNVQHGNLGGETSRYLSDLFTTLVDLKWRWNLLIFLLTYTVAWLIMAFMWWIIAYIRGDLGHGHDESYTPCVANVYNFPSAFLFFIETEATIGYGYRYITEKCPEGIILFLFQSLLGSIVDAFLIGCMFIKMSQPKKRAETLMFSQDAVISQRDGKLCLMFRVGNLRNSHMVSAQIRCKLIKSRQTPEGEFLPLDQRELDVGFGTGADQLFLVSPLTICHEINSKSPFFDLSQRSLMNEQFEIVVILEGIVETTGMTCQARTSYTEDEVLWGHRFLPVMSLEEGFFRVDYSQFHNTFEVPTPPYSVKEQDEKVSLPSPGPLLSPMMIDGHSRRERMFSLDGVPHSEEPGSKLPSKLQRMSSKNGKEVLKPGITQPTEKASSTGDLPLRLQRLGSLVGHEEPENMLQLKALKMSSEAHTQSAGELEHHRLLSIPAPAQGTNLNLLPASSGRPEDNLPPKLRRMNADH is encoded by the exons ATGTCTGCGATCAGGAGGAAATTCGGCGAAGACTATCAGGTAGTAAACACCAACCGGGGCATGTCGTTTTCTGCCCCGGCCAAAAGAAAGCGCCAGCGATTTGTGGAGAAGAACGGACGCTGCAACGTCCAGCACGGTAACCTTGGCGGAGAGACCAGCCGGTACCTCTCCGACCTCTTCACCACGCTCGTGGACCTAAAGTGGCGCTGGAACCTGCTCATTTTCCTCCTGACATACACGGTCGCGTGGCTCATAATGGCATTTATGTGGTGGATCATCGCGTACATCCGTGGAGACCTCGGCCACGGCCACGACGAGTCGTACACGCCGTGCGTCGCCAACGTTTACAACTTTCCCTCCGCTTTTCTGTTCTTCATCGAGACCGAGGCGACCATAGGCTACGGGTACAGGTACATAACCGAGAAGTGTCCGGAGGGCATCATACTTTTCCTCTTTCAGTCCCTGTTGGGCTCGATCGTGGACGCGTTTCTTATCGGCTGCATGTTCATTAAGATGTCACAGCCCAAGAAGCGCgcagagacgctcatgttcagCCAGGACGCGGTCATCTCGCAACGGGACGGAAAGCTGTGCCTCATGTTTAGAGTTGGGAATCTCAGGAACAGCCACATGGTGTCCGCGCAGATCAGGTGCAAGCTCATAAAG TCCCGTCAAACCCCTGAAGGAGAATTTCTCCCGCTGGATCAGAGGGAATTGGATGTGGGATTTGGAACAGGTGCTGACCAGCTCTTTCTCGTCTCGCCTCTGACGATATGTCATGAAATTAATTCCAAGAGCCCATTTTTCGACCTGTCCCAGCGCTCCCTCATGAACGAACAGTTTGAGATAGTTGTCATTCTGGAGGGCATTGTGGAAACTACAG GCATGACTTGTCAGGCACGAACATCTTACACAGAGGACGAGGTGCTCTGGGGTCACCGCTTCCTACCCGTCATGTCACTTGAGGAGGGTTTCTTCAGGGTCGACTACTCTCAGTTCCACAACACATTTGAGGTGCCAACTCCTCCCTACAGTGTAAAGGAGCAGGACGAGAAAGTGTCCCTGCCCTCCCCTGGTCCTCTTCTCTCCCCTATGATGATCGATGGGCATAGTCGCAGAGAACGCATGTTCTCCTTAGACGGGGTTCCTCACTCCGAAGAACCAGGATCCAAATTACCCAGCAAACTCCAGCGTATGAGCTCCAAGAATGGAAAAGAGGTCCTCAAACCTGGAATCACTCAGCCAACGGAAAAGGCCTCCAGCACAGGCGATCTGCCCCTCAGGTTGCAGAGGCTCGGATCTTTGGTGGGCCACGAGGAACCGGAAAATATGCTCCAGCTGAAAGCTCTAAAGATGAGTTCAGAAGCCCACACCCAGTCAGCGGGGGAACTGGAGCATCATAGACTGCTCTCAATCCCTGCTCCGGCTCAAGGGACAAACCTCAACCTCTTGCCTGCATCCAGTGGCCGGCCGGAGGATAACCTACCCCCTAAATTACGAAGAATGAATGCAGACCACTGA